The Brachypodium distachyon strain Bd21 chromosome 4, Brachypodium_distachyon_v3.0, whole genome shotgun sequence nucleotide sequence gagtaaaatacaccaccagtccatgaactcggcaaaaatgaacactttagtccacgaactcggaaaacgcacacttaaacccctaaactgggactactgtgtcactttagtccaaataTGGTTCGTCGAGGCTTAAATACGCCATGTGGCCACCACGTCAGCTTCAGCCAAGACCGCGGGCAgctactcgattttctcaggattttttttgcaaaatcaccatgcccgaGCCGCTCGCGAGGGGCAAGGCGGTCGCGTCCAGACGGGGATCCTGGGCCCTTGAGAACCACGCCGTTGCAGCCGCTGCCTCGCCTAGGTTGCTATCAAGCCCACAATGCTCAATTTTGACGAGAGGACGCAGGTGAAGGGGTGAtcgaagccgacgtggcggccacATGGTGGAATTAAGCCTcaccgaaccgtttttggactaaagtgacacagtagtcccagtttagggatttaagtgtgcgttttccgagttcgtggactaaagtgtttatttttgccgagttcatggactaatggtgtattttactctaatGCATATGCATAATTTTTTGAGGAAATAGCCGCCAGGCACTATTAAGGTACCAAGATTAAACTCAGAAGGTTGTTAAAATAATTTGCTAGACTACACTATATAGTGTACCATTTAGGACAATATGACAACATCTTCCTGATGCTCTTAAACCAAATACTGTCTGTTCTGaaagtactacctccgttcctaaattcttgtcgctcttttagtacaaatttgaactaaaacagcgacaagaatttaggaacagagggagtatgatttttCCATAAAATTTTAAATCTTTACATCATTCTGACACAtaatttattgtttttttaagtGATTGGCATCATCAAAAGGAAAGCTTTGATTAAAGAACTAGCTGCTGCTTACCATGCTGAGTGTGTAACATGCTGTAAAGAGCTTCTGCAACTCCAGAGAAAGTGGGAGGAGGTATGTATCCCATTGTTCTCCAAGATTTCCAGATTAAGTGCTTCCTTTGTCTCTCTATATTGCTTAGTAGTTAGTCCTGCTGTTCTGTTAATCTTTTCAGTATTTAGCAGTCGAAACATTACTTGTGTGCCTGTAGTGTCGTTGAAAGTTCAATGGGATGCATAGTTGTTCCATTAAAAACTGGCACCCTTTTTAGCACTTAGATCATGCCTCACAAAAATCTGCTTTCTTGTTACTTGCCTGATCCTTTTTTATTAGATGAAGTCTGTAAAGGCTTCAATTAATTGTTGCAAATTTTAAGTCACTAAAGTGACCTTTGAGCTCATAATTGCCTGATGTGATTGGGGTTCAGCAGTGACAATTGCATCTGTTCTTTGTTGGGGTAGCTTCCAGTTTTCTGTAACTTGCGCCGAAGTATCAATTATCAAAATCATCAATGTGTGACCATCTTCCAGGGTTGTCTCTGATATGATTTATTTCCCCCTTTATTGTGTGTTCTGCAGGAGCAATACGTCGAAGCTAAGATGCCCGAAGAACCAAAACGGCCGGTGATGAAGCCTTCCAAGCGTAGGAGGAAGTAGCTCTAGGAGACTGATTCATACTGTTCTCTTTCAGAAAAATGAGATGAAAATGTGACCACCAAAACTCAGTGGACTCTCTGCTGCATTAACGCATTGTAGTTTTAGAGCCATTGGATCGAAGATCGACCACCATTATCGGCCAGACATGTATATGATTGTTCTTTTTAAAAAGGATGGTATCATCTTAATTGTAGCGAAAAGCTAGTAGTAAATGGTTTGAGCAATCGATGTGTGAGGTGTGATCACTCATCATGTCAAGCAACAAGCAAAACGACCAGATGCATATGGAT carries:
- the LOC100825960 gene encoding uncharacterized protein LOC100825960 isoform X2, with product MDGAAASAAAAAAAESGLAGPAANGEKPQEQQFDPSRMIGIIKRKALIKELAAAYHAECVTCCKELLQLQRKWEEEQYVEAKMPEEPKRPVMKPSKRRRK
- the LOC100825960 gene encoding uncharacterized protein LOC100825960 isoform X1, with the translated sequence MDGAAASAAAAAAAESGLAGPAANGEKPQEQQFDPSRSKGLSSQTAFASFARSVIGIIKRKALIKELAAAYHAECVTCCKELLQLQRKWEEEQYVEAKMPEEPKRPVMKPSKRRRK